The following coding sequences lie in one Equus asinus isolate D_3611 breed Donkey chromosome 1, EquAss-T2T_v2, whole genome shotgun sequence genomic window:
- the LOC139046152 gene encoding uncharacterized protein, whose translation MGSNLASAELHWETHSRLPEKKKHLLKQGFTSSRTGSGGVLTWTPASQPQKRRRPEPRAASLASGPEWEPLVSEDGLSAVSGGVGLGLPLRHSVVLRDPESVALAGIFRSQSPLPESSCGGTQWSRTYGAIVPSTLGCPWPLQGGGLGPTTVAQDGVGWGEKTSGSQTHEVRVRLASLWAPCVPAAQLREAFASRHRIALTGVAAPGALSRRRALCEPPSSQLGKLRLRADQTAQGHTAGQGQS comes from the exons atGGGAAGCAACCTGGCTTCTGCAGAGCTTCATTGGGAAACACATTCCAGgcttcctgaaaagaaaaaacatctccTTAAGCAAGGCTTCACAAGCTCGA GGACCGGCAGCGGCGGGGTTCTGACTTGGACGCCTGCGTCCCAGCCCCAGAAACGGCGGCGGCCAGAGCCGAGGGCAGCGTCTCTGGCCTCGGGTCCCGAGTGGGAGCCGCTTGTGTCCGAGGATGGCTTGAGTGCTGTGAGCGGAGGAGTGGGTTTGGGTCTGCCTCTCCGCCATTCAGTCGTTCTCAGGGACCCGGAGAGCGTCGCCCTGGCAGGAATCTTTAGGAGTCAGAGTCCACTTCCAGAGTCATCATGTGGTGGAACCCAGTGGAGCCGGACGTACGGCGCCATTGTCCCCTCTACTTTGGGCTGCCCGTGGCCTCTCCAAGGTGGAGGTCTGGGACCGACGACGGTCGCTCAggatggggtgggatggggggagAAAACCAGCGGATCTCAGACCCATGAGGTGAGAGTGCGCCTTGCAAGCCTCTGGGCTCCGTGCGTCCCCGCCGCTCAGCTGCGGGAGGCATTCGCTTCCCGCCATCGCATCGCCCTGACTGGCGTAGCCGCTCCCGGTGCGCTCAGCCGGCGCCGGGCACTGTGCGAGCCTCCCTCTTCACAGctggggaaactaaggctcagagcaGACCAGACAGCCCAGGGTCACACGGCCGGCCAAGGACAAAGCTGA